From the Scophthalmus maximus strain ysfricsl-2021 chromosome 11, ASM2237912v1, whole genome shotgun sequence genome, one window contains:
- the cep57 gene encoding centrosomal protein of 57 kDa isoform X1, which produces MEALSKAPAADATQEKCNIWGCVSVQELRPPPPSGVVSDSLSLSSYKDYPAHRPFINTPLHHTSGARTHLSSSPSKAFPETSSTAILSALRNLQEKIRRLELEKGHAEHGLQTVGKDTSRTHLQSEKVTRRLFGNQTDTQREPSDPSNCNHVLITHLAAAESRCVKLERQLDHMRRMLRHAKADWTNLVKQQVSSDTAKLAHRQPDTVPEHAQLEKLERLEQEYLRLTRTQNIAEMKIRDLEMKLQEEEHQRKLIQEKAHQLQTGLEANRILLQSVSPGLSSRQSKEKKSNSQKVSPQQSSYTQPHYRLSLRDVPFVAGTVSVGCSHSVRANVQSVLSLLKRHQPHLCNSRVLSDNANGCGAISRRHSDNSSSSSSASGEGLSELLQALHEELRLMSVEHDELMRQVEDSVTDQERRELQKEQERLLLKMERKGEQISKLYKHKTQMKKLRKEANSRHNSGNEVRVTTTVSTRGCSAGAVKLRPGERSKRNLMLLRDMKALQTSLRT; this is translated from the exons TAGTATCTGACAGCCTGTCCCTGTCATCTTACAAAGACTATCCTGCTCACCGGCCCTTCATCAACACACCTCTGCACCACACATCCGGAGCGCGCACACATCTGTCATCGTCACCCAGCAAGGCATTCCCAGAGACCAGCAGCACAG CGATCTTATCTGCCTTGAGGAACCTCCAGGAGAAGATCAGGAGGTTGGAGTTGGAGAAAGGACATGCAGAACATGGTCTTCAAACTGTGGGCAAAGATACCTCACGCACACATCTGCAGAGTGAGAAAGTCACACGGAGACTCTTCGGTAATCAGacggacacacagagagagccgAGTGACCCATCCAACTGTAACCACG TGTTGATCACCCACCTTGCTGCTGCAGAGTCTCGCTGTGTGAAGCTGGAGCGACAGCTGGATCACATGAGGAGGATGCTGCGGCATGCCAAGGCAGACTGGACCAACCTGGTCAAGCAGCAG GTTTCCTCGGATACAGCCAAGTTAGCTCACCGACAGCCTGACACGGTGCCCGAGCACGCTCagctggagaagctggagcGACTGGAGCAGGAGTATCTCAGGCTCACGCGCACACAAAACATTGCAGAG ATGAAGATTCGTGACCTAGAGATGaaactgcaggaggaggagcaccaGAGAAAGCTCATCCAGGAGAAGGCCCATCAG ctaCAGACGGGTTTGGAGGCCAATAGGATCCTTTTGCAGTCAGTGTCTCCTGGCCTGTCCTCCAGGCAGTCCAAAGAGAAGAAATCTAATTCACAG aAAGTTTCGCCGCAGCAGTCGTCATACACGCAGCCACACTACAGACTGAGCCTCAGAGATGTGCCGTTTGTTGCAGGAACGGTA TCCGTAGGCTGCAGCCACTCGGTCAGAGCAAACGTCCAGTCAGTTTTGTCTCTCCTGAAGCGACACCAGCCACACCTCTGCAACAGCCGTGTACTCTCTGACAATGCAAATGGCTGTGGGGCCATAAGCCGCAGGCATTCAGACaattcctcttcttcctcctctgctagTGGGGAGGGGctgtcagagctgctgcaggcaCTACACGAAGAGCTGCGACTCATGAGCGT GGAGCATGATGAGTTAATGAGGCAGGTGGAGGACAGTGTGACTGACCAGGAAAGACGAGAACTtcagaaggagcaggagaggctgctgctgaaaatggagaggaaaggagagcaGATCAGTAAgctttacaaacacaaaacacag ATGAAGAAGTTAAGAAAGGAAGCTAATTCTAGGCACAACAGTGGGAACGAAGTCAGAGTGACTACCACAGTGTCCACACGAGGTTGCTCTGCAGGAGCAGTCAAACTTAGACCAGGAGAGAGAAGCAAGAGGAATCTGATGCTGCTGAGGGACATGAAAGCTCTGCAGACGTCCCTACGGACCTGA
- the cep57 gene encoding centrosomal protein of 57 kDa isoform X4, producing MCNIWGCVSVQELRPPPPSGVVSDSLSLSSYKDYPAHRPFINTPLHHTSGARTHLSSSPSKAFPETSSTAILSALRNLQEKIRRLELEKGHAEHGLQTVGKDTSRTHLQSEKVTRRLFGNQTDTQREPSDPSNCNHVLITHLAAAESRCVKLERQLDHMRRMLRHAKADWTNLVKQQVSSDTAKLAHRQPDTVPEHAQLEKLERLEQEYLRLTRTQNIAEMKIRDLEMKLQEEEHQRKLIQEKAHQLQTGLEANRILLQSVSPGLSSRQSKEKKSNSQKVSPQQSSYTQPHYRLSLRDVPFVAGTVSVGCSHSVRANVQSVLSLLKRHQPHLCNSRVLSDNANGCGAISRRHSDNSSSSSSASGEGLSELLQALHEELRLMSVEHDELMRQVEDSVTDQERRELQKEQERLLLKMERKGEQISKLYKHKTQMKKLRKEANSRHNSGNEVRVTTTVSTRGCSAGAVKLRPGERSKRNLMLLRDMKALQTSLRT from the exons TAGTATCTGACAGCCTGTCCCTGTCATCTTACAAAGACTATCCTGCTCACCGGCCCTTCATCAACACACCTCTGCACCACACATCCGGAGCGCGCACACATCTGTCATCGTCACCCAGCAAGGCATTCCCAGAGACCAGCAGCACAG CGATCTTATCTGCCTTGAGGAACCTCCAGGAGAAGATCAGGAGGTTGGAGTTGGAGAAAGGACATGCAGAACATGGTCTTCAAACTGTGGGCAAAGATACCTCACGCACACATCTGCAGAGTGAGAAAGTCACACGGAGACTCTTCGGTAATCAGacggacacacagagagagccgAGTGACCCATCCAACTGTAACCACG TGTTGATCACCCACCTTGCTGCTGCAGAGTCTCGCTGTGTGAAGCTGGAGCGACAGCTGGATCACATGAGGAGGATGCTGCGGCATGCCAAGGCAGACTGGACCAACCTGGTCAAGCAGCAG GTTTCCTCGGATACAGCCAAGTTAGCTCACCGACAGCCTGACACGGTGCCCGAGCACGCTCagctggagaagctggagcGACTGGAGCAGGAGTATCTCAGGCTCACGCGCACACAAAACATTGCAGAG ATGAAGATTCGTGACCTAGAGATGaaactgcaggaggaggagcaccaGAGAAAGCTCATCCAGGAGAAGGCCCATCAG ctaCAGACGGGTTTGGAGGCCAATAGGATCCTTTTGCAGTCAGTGTCTCCTGGCCTGTCCTCCAGGCAGTCCAAAGAGAAGAAATCTAATTCACAG aAAGTTTCGCCGCAGCAGTCGTCATACACGCAGCCACACTACAGACTGAGCCTCAGAGATGTGCCGTTTGTTGCAGGAACGGTA TCCGTAGGCTGCAGCCACTCGGTCAGAGCAAACGTCCAGTCAGTTTTGTCTCTCCTGAAGCGACACCAGCCACACCTCTGCAACAGCCGTGTACTCTCTGACAATGCAAATGGCTGTGGGGCCATAAGCCGCAGGCATTCAGACaattcctcttcttcctcctctgctagTGGGGAGGGGctgtcagagctgctgcaggcaCTACACGAAGAGCTGCGACTCATGAGCGT GGAGCATGATGAGTTAATGAGGCAGGTGGAGGACAGTGTGACTGACCAGGAAAGACGAGAACTtcagaaggagcaggagaggctgctgctgaaaatggagaggaaaggagagcaGATCAGTAAgctttacaaacacaaaacacag ATGAAGAAGTTAAGAAAGGAAGCTAATTCTAGGCACAACAGTGGGAACGAAGTCAGAGTGACTACCACAGTGTCCACACGAGGTTGCTCTGCAGGAGCAGTCAAACTTAGACCAGGAGAGAGAAGCAAGAGGAATCTGATGCTGCTGAGGGACATGAAAGCTCTGCAGACGTCCCTACGGACCTGA
- the cep57 gene encoding centrosomal protein of 57 kDa isoform X2, giving the protein MEALSKAPAADATQEKCNIWGCVSVQELRPPPPSGVVSDSLSLSSYKDYPAHRPFINTPLHHTSGARTHLSSSPSKAFPETSSTAILSALRNLQEKIRRLELEKGHAEHGLQTVGKDTSRTHLQSEKVTRRLFGNQTDTQREPSDPSNCNHVLITHLAAAESRCVKLERQLDHMRRMLRHAKADWTNLVKQQVSSDTAKLAHRQPDTVPEHAQLEKLERLEQEYLRLTRTQNIAEMKIRDLEMKLQEEEHQRKLIQEKAHQLQTGLEANRILLQSVSPGLSSRQSKEKKSNSQKVSPQQSSYTQPHYRLSLRDVPFVAGTSVGCSHSVRANVQSVLSLLKRHQPHLCNSRVLSDNANGCGAISRRHSDNSSSSSSASGEGLSELLQALHEELRLMSVEHDELMRQVEDSVTDQERRELQKEQERLLLKMERKGEQISKLYKHKTQMKKLRKEANSRHNSGNEVRVTTTVSTRGCSAGAVKLRPGERSKRNLMLLRDMKALQTSLRT; this is encoded by the exons TAGTATCTGACAGCCTGTCCCTGTCATCTTACAAAGACTATCCTGCTCACCGGCCCTTCATCAACACACCTCTGCACCACACATCCGGAGCGCGCACACATCTGTCATCGTCACCCAGCAAGGCATTCCCAGAGACCAGCAGCACAG CGATCTTATCTGCCTTGAGGAACCTCCAGGAGAAGATCAGGAGGTTGGAGTTGGAGAAAGGACATGCAGAACATGGTCTTCAAACTGTGGGCAAAGATACCTCACGCACACATCTGCAGAGTGAGAAAGTCACACGGAGACTCTTCGGTAATCAGacggacacacagagagagccgAGTGACCCATCCAACTGTAACCACG TGTTGATCACCCACCTTGCTGCTGCAGAGTCTCGCTGTGTGAAGCTGGAGCGACAGCTGGATCACATGAGGAGGATGCTGCGGCATGCCAAGGCAGACTGGACCAACCTGGTCAAGCAGCAG GTTTCCTCGGATACAGCCAAGTTAGCTCACCGACAGCCTGACACGGTGCCCGAGCACGCTCagctggagaagctggagcGACTGGAGCAGGAGTATCTCAGGCTCACGCGCACACAAAACATTGCAGAG ATGAAGATTCGTGACCTAGAGATGaaactgcaggaggaggagcaccaGAGAAAGCTCATCCAGGAGAAGGCCCATCAG ctaCAGACGGGTTTGGAGGCCAATAGGATCCTTTTGCAGTCAGTGTCTCCTGGCCTGTCCTCCAGGCAGTCCAAAGAGAAGAAATCTAATTCACAG aAAGTTTCGCCGCAGCAGTCGTCATACACGCAGCCACACTACAGACTGAGCCTCAGAGATGTGCCGTTTGTTGCAGGAACG TCCGTAGGCTGCAGCCACTCGGTCAGAGCAAACGTCCAGTCAGTTTTGTCTCTCCTGAAGCGACACCAGCCACACCTCTGCAACAGCCGTGTACTCTCTGACAATGCAAATGGCTGTGGGGCCATAAGCCGCAGGCATTCAGACaattcctcttcttcctcctctgctagTGGGGAGGGGctgtcagagctgctgcaggcaCTACACGAAGAGCTGCGACTCATGAGCGT GGAGCATGATGAGTTAATGAGGCAGGTGGAGGACAGTGTGACTGACCAGGAAAGACGAGAACTtcagaaggagcaggagaggctgctgctgaaaatggagaggaaaggagagcaGATCAGTAAgctttacaaacacaaaacacag ATGAAGAAGTTAAGAAAGGAAGCTAATTCTAGGCACAACAGTGGGAACGAAGTCAGAGTGACTACCACAGTGTCCACACGAGGTTGCTCTGCAGGAGCAGTCAAACTTAGACCAGGAGAGAGAAGCAAGAGGAATCTGATGCTGCTGAGGGACATGAAAGCTCTGCAGACGTCCCTACGGACCTGA
- the cep57 gene encoding centrosomal protein of 57 kDa isoform X3 codes for MEALSKAPAADATQEKELRPPPPSGVVSDSLSLSSYKDYPAHRPFINTPLHHTSGARTHLSSSPSKAFPETSSTAILSALRNLQEKIRRLELEKGHAEHGLQTVGKDTSRTHLQSEKVTRRLFGNQTDTQREPSDPSNCNHVLITHLAAAESRCVKLERQLDHMRRMLRHAKADWTNLVKQQVSSDTAKLAHRQPDTVPEHAQLEKLERLEQEYLRLTRTQNIAEMKIRDLEMKLQEEEHQRKLIQEKAHQLQTGLEANRILLQSVSPGLSSRQSKEKKSNSQKVSPQQSSYTQPHYRLSLRDVPFVAGTVSVGCSHSVRANVQSVLSLLKRHQPHLCNSRVLSDNANGCGAISRRHSDNSSSSSSASGEGLSELLQALHEELRLMSVEHDELMRQVEDSVTDQERRELQKEQERLLLKMERKGEQISKLYKHKTQMKKLRKEANSRHNSGNEVRVTTTVSTRGCSAGAVKLRPGERSKRNLMLLRDMKALQTSLRT; via the exons TAGTATCTGACAGCCTGTCCCTGTCATCTTACAAAGACTATCCTGCTCACCGGCCCTTCATCAACACACCTCTGCACCACACATCCGGAGCGCGCACACATCTGTCATCGTCACCCAGCAAGGCATTCCCAGAGACCAGCAGCACAG CGATCTTATCTGCCTTGAGGAACCTCCAGGAGAAGATCAGGAGGTTGGAGTTGGAGAAAGGACATGCAGAACATGGTCTTCAAACTGTGGGCAAAGATACCTCACGCACACATCTGCAGAGTGAGAAAGTCACACGGAGACTCTTCGGTAATCAGacggacacacagagagagccgAGTGACCCATCCAACTGTAACCACG TGTTGATCACCCACCTTGCTGCTGCAGAGTCTCGCTGTGTGAAGCTGGAGCGACAGCTGGATCACATGAGGAGGATGCTGCGGCATGCCAAGGCAGACTGGACCAACCTGGTCAAGCAGCAG GTTTCCTCGGATACAGCCAAGTTAGCTCACCGACAGCCTGACACGGTGCCCGAGCACGCTCagctggagaagctggagcGACTGGAGCAGGAGTATCTCAGGCTCACGCGCACACAAAACATTGCAGAG ATGAAGATTCGTGACCTAGAGATGaaactgcaggaggaggagcaccaGAGAAAGCTCATCCAGGAGAAGGCCCATCAG ctaCAGACGGGTTTGGAGGCCAATAGGATCCTTTTGCAGTCAGTGTCTCCTGGCCTGTCCTCCAGGCAGTCCAAAGAGAAGAAATCTAATTCACAG aAAGTTTCGCCGCAGCAGTCGTCATACACGCAGCCACACTACAGACTGAGCCTCAGAGATGTGCCGTTTGTTGCAGGAACGGTA TCCGTAGGCTGCAGCCACTCGGTCAGAGCAAACGTCCAGTCAGTTTTGTCTCTCCTGAAGCGACACCAGCCACACCTCTGCAACAGCCGTGTACTCTCTGACAATGCAAATGGCTGTGGGGCCATAAGCCGCAGGCATTCAGACaattcctcttcttcctcctctgctagTGGGGAGGGGctgtcagagctgctgcaggcaCTACACGAAGAGCTGCGACTCATGAGCGT GGAGCATGATGAGTTAATGAGGCAGGTGGAGGACAGTGTGACTGACCAGGAAAGACGAGAACTtcagaaggagcaggagaggctgctgctgaaaatggagaggaaaggagagcaGATCAGTAAgctttacaaacacaaaacacag ATGAAGAAGTTAAGAAAGGAAGCTAATTCTAGGCACAACAGTGGGAACGAAGTCAGAGTGACTACCACAGTGTCCACACGAGGTTGCTCTGCAGGAGCAGTCAAACTTAGACCAGGAGAGAGAAGCAAGAGGAATCTGATGCTGCTGAGGGACATGAAAGCTCTGCAGACGTCCCTACGGACCTGA
- the cep57 gene encoding centrosomal protein of 57 kDa isoform X5 — translation MEALSKAPAADATQEKELRPPPPSGVVSDSLSLSSYKDYPAHRPFINTPLHHTSGARTHLSSSPSKAFPETSSTAILSALRNLQEKIRRLELEKGHAEHGLQTVGKDTSRTHLQSEKVTRRLFGNQTDTQREPSDPSNCNHVLITHLAAAESRCVKLERQLDHMRRMLRHAKADWTNLVKQQVSSDTAKLAHRQPDTVPEHAQLEKLERLEQEYLRLTRTQNIAEMKIRDLEMKLQEEEHQRKLIQEKAHQLQTGLEANRILLQSVSPGLSSRQSKEKKSNSQKVSPQQSSYTQPHYRLSLRDVPFVAGTSVGCSHSVRANVQSVLSLLKRHQPHLCNSRVLSDNANGCGAISRRHSDNSSSSSSASGEGLSELLQALHEELRLMSVEHDELMRQVEDSVTDQERRELQKEQERLLLKMERKGEQISKLYKHKTQMKKLRKEANSRHNSGNEVRVTTTVSTRGCSAGAVKLRPGERSKRNLMLLRDMKALQTSLRT, via the exons TAGTATCTGACAGCCTGTCCCTGTCATCTTACAAAGACTATCCTGCTCACCGGCCCTTCATCAACACACCTCTGCACCACACATCCGGAGCGCGCACACATCTGTCATCGTCACCCAGCAAGGCATTCCCAGAGACCAGCAGCACAG CGATCTTATCTGCCTTGAGGAACCTCCAGGAGAAGATCAGGAGGTTGGAGTTGGAGAAAGGACATGCAGAACATGGTCTTCAAACTGTGGGCAAAGATACCTCACGCACACATCTGCAGAGTGAGAAAGTCACACGGAGACTCTTCGGTAATCAGacggacacacagagagagccgAGTGACCCATCCAACTGTAACCACG TGTTGATCACCCACCTTGCTGCTGCAGAGTCTCGCTGTGTGAAGCTGGAGCGACAGCTGGATCACATGAGGAGGATGCTGCGGCATGCCAAGGCAGACTGGACCAACCTGGTCAAGCAGCAG GTTTCCTCGGATACAGCCAAGTTAGCTCACCGACAGCCTGACACGGTGCCCGAGCACGCTCagctggagaagctggagcGACTGGAGCAGGAGTATCTCAGGCTCACGCGCACACAAAACATTGCAGAG ATGAAGATTCGTGACCTAGAGATGaaactgcaggaggaggagcaccaGAGAAAGCTCATCCAGGAGAAGGCCCATCAG ctaCAGACGGGTTTGGAGGCCAATAGGATCCTTTTGCAGTCAGTGTCTCCTGGCCTGTCCTCCAGGCAGTCCAAAGAGAAGAAATCTAATTCACAG aAAGTTTCGCCGCAGCAGTCGTCATACACGCAGCCACACTACAGACTGAGCCTCAGAGATGTGCCGTTTGTTGCAGGAACG TCCGTAGGCTGCAGCCACTCGGTCAGAGCAAACGTCCAGTCAGTTTTGTCTCTCCTGAAGCGACACCAGCCACACCTCTGCAACAGCCGTGTACTCTCTGACAATGCAAATGGCTGTGGGGCCATAAGCCGCAGGCATTCAGACaattcctcttcttcctcctctgctagTGGGGAGGGGctgtcagagctgctgcaggcaCTACACGAAGAGCTGCGACTCATGAGCGT GGAGCATGATGAGTTAATGAGGCAGGTGGAGGACAGTGTGACTGACCAGGAAAGACGAGAACTtcagaaggagcaggagaggctgctgctgaaaatggagaggaaaggagagcaGATCAGTAAgctttacaaacacaaaacacag ATGAAGAAGTTAAGAAAGGAAGCTAATTCTAGGCACAACAGTGGGAACGAAGTCAGAGTGACTACCACAGTGTCCACACGAGGTTGCTCTGCAGGAGCAGTCAAACTTAGACCAGGAGAGAGAAGCAAGAGGAATCTGATGCTGCTGAGGGACATGAAAGCTCTGCAGACGTCCCTACGGACCTGA